A genomic segment from Clostridium pasteurianum BC1 encodes:
- the spoIIIAF gene encoding stage III sporulation protein AF has translation MINWVRSWVMSICVAVIFITAVELIMPGDKFKKYVKFVMGLILIAVILNPIIKIFNNEANITSYINQADKYVNSGSYKDNFQKYKQQDEEDTINTFKTNLQDSCAKMLKDKFPNNDYEVKAEVKLDNETNQIGITGLHIGVKNNSVAKIDNIHIDSKSVSTNQGEQVDPQVGNEIKNYLNDQLKISKNNIAVYKQSS, from the coding sequence ATGATAAATTGGGTAAGAAGCTGGGTAATGAGTATTTGTGTAGCTGTGATTTTTATAACAGCAGTGGAGCTTATAATGCCAGGAGACAAATTTAAAAAATATGTTAAGTTTGTAATGGGGCTCATATTAATTGCTGTCATATTAAATCCTATAATAAAGATTTTCAATAATGAAGCCAATATAACTAGTTATATAAACCAGGCAGACAAATATGTAAATAGTGGCTCTTATAAAGACAATTTTCAAAAATATAAACAGCAGGATGAGGAAGATACAATAAATACATTTAAAACAAATTTACAAGATTCCTGTGCTAAAATGCTTAAAGATAAATTTCCTAATAATGATTATGAGGTTAAGGCTGAAGTTAAATTGGATAACGAAACTAATCAAATAGGTATAACTGGCCTTCACATTGGTGTTAAAAATAATAGCGTAGCAAAAATAGATAACATACACATAGATAGCAAAAGTGTCAGCACAAATCAGGGGGAGCAGGTGGATCCACAGGTTGGTAATGAGATTAAAAACTATCTAAATGACCAACTAAAAATATCCAAAAATAACATAGCCGTATATAAACAGTCTTCTTAG
- the spoIIIAB gene encoding stage III sporulation protein SpoIIIAB: MLKLIGGIIIIAASTLGGFIYAQSFINRVKELNEMERCIYQLQNEIVYTHTPLPEALTNVAIKAKDPIADIFNKTSQELESNIYDNVYEAFKNAFKGNNNLNLKNEDINLILDLSKSLGESDITGQINIFSLTMENLKKIIAQAEITMKKNVKMYRYLGFGIGAMIVIMLI, encoded by the coding sequence ATGCTTAAATTAATTGGCGGCATAATTATCATAGCAGCTTCTACACTGGGAGGATTTATATACGCTCAGTCCTTTATAAACAGAGTGAAGGAGTTAAACGAAATGGAAAGGTGTATATATCAACTCCAAAATGAAATTGTATATACCCATACTCCTCTGCCAGAGGCATTAACTAATGTTGCCATTAAAGCTAAAGATCCTATAGCAGATATTTTTAATAAAACTTCACAAGAATTAGAAAGTAATATATATGACAATGTTTATGAGGCTTTTAAAAATGCTTTTAAGGGAAATAATAATTTGAATTTGAAAAATGAGGATATTAATTTAATATTGGATTTGTCCAAGTCTTTGGGGGAATCTGATATTACGGGGCAAATTAATATTTTTTCACTAACTATGGAGAATTTAAAAAAGATTATTGCACAAGCAGAAATAACTATGAAAAAAAACGTTAAAATGTACAGATACCTTGGATTTGGGATTGGTGCAATGATAGTTATCATGCTTATTTAG
- the spoIIIAE gene encoding stage III sporulation protein AE, with protein MKKIVIILVLFILITNQTIVQASTIQDNTQKDTKEVEQLYTYITNMKTKYELLKDLDIKSYIQDFMKTGDGKFSFQKLCKALLGYFFSEVIASFKLMIMLLIICVICALLTNLQRAFSNESLSNIAYFACYSLIIIIVAKSFYIGVDEVKTATNNLTDFMTALVPVLLTLLAASGGIVQSTIMDPIIILAINVAARIFMDVLLPLILISFVLQFVNNISEEYKVDRLAKLLSQIVLWIQGLVMTIFIGIVTIRGINAKSIDEVTAKTAKFAVDNFVPIVGKALSDAISTVVGYSVVLKNAVSSIGLIVLVAIVIFPIIKVLALALIHKLTAALVQPISDKRIVNCINAAGDTLILLMSCLISISVMFFIMIAIIASSGNIIP; from the coding sequence ATGAAAAAAATAGTTATAATACTTGTATTATTTATCCTAATTACAAATCAAACTATAGTACAAGCATCTACCATTCAGGATAATACCCAAAAGGATACTAAGGAAGTAGAACAATTATATACTTATATTACAAATATGAAGACAAAATATGAACTACTTAAGGATCTAGATATTAAGTCATATATTCAAGATTTTATGAAAACTGGAGATGGTAAATTTTCTTTTCAAAAATTATGTAAAGCATTATTAGGTTATTTTTTTAGTGAAGTTATAGCCTCCTTTAAATTGATGATTATGCTTTTGATTATATGTGTAATCTGTGCGCTGCTTACAAATCTTCAGAGGGCATTTAGTAATGAGAGTTTGTCTAATATAGCATATTTTGCTTGCTATTCACTTATCATTATTATTGTTGCCAAAAGTTTTTATATAGGTGTGGATGAAGTTAAAACTGCAACTAATAACCTGACAGATTTTATGACTGCATTGGTACCGGTGCTGTTAACTCTTCTTGCAGCTAGTGGAGGAATAGTTCAGTCTACAATAATGGATCCTATCATAATACTTGCCATTAATGTGGCAGCTAGAATATTTATGGATGTGCTTTTGCCTCTTATATTAATAAGTTTTGTTTTGCAATTTGTAAACAATATATCTGAGGAGTACAAGGTTGATAGATTAGCTAAGCTTTTAAGTCAAATAGTATTGTGGATACAGGGGCTAGTTATGACTATATTTATAGGAATAGTAACTATAAGGGGGATAAATGCAAAGTCAATAGATGAAGTAACTGCTAAAACTGCTAAATTTGCTGTAGATAATTTTGTACCAATAGTTGGTAAAGCCTTGTCTGATGCCATATCCACTGTAGTAGGTTATTCAGTGGTACTTAAAAATGCTGTAAGTAGTATTGGATTAATAGTATTAGTTGCAATAGTAATTTTTCCTATTATAAAAGTCTTAGCCCTAGCGCTTATTCATAAGTTAACAGCAGCCTTAGTACAGCCTATAAGTGACAAGAGAATAGTAAATTGCATAAATGCAGCTGGAGATACACTTATATTATTGATGTCTTGCCTTATATCTATTTCAGTAATGTTTTTTATTATGATAGCAATAATTGCATCCAGCGGAAATATTATTCCCTAA
- the nusB gene encoding transcription antitermination factor NusB produces MNRRKSREIAMKLLFEISINTKEVNEAIETYKDNNEKLEDVDFQYIENILEGISKNTAFLDKIIEANSNNWKLSRISKVNMSILKIAVYEIYFDDEIPEKVSANEAVNLAKKYSDEKSPAFINGVLGNIIKSK; encoded by the coding sequence ATGAATAGAAGGAAGAGCAGGGAAATAGCAATGAAATTGCTATTTGAGATATCCATAAATACAAAGGAAGTAAATGAAGCAATAGAAACTTATAAAGATAATAATGAAAAATTAGAAGATGTGGATTTTCAATATATTGAAAATATATTGGAGGGGATATCTAAAAATACAGCGTTTTTAGATAAGATAATTGAAGCTAATTCAAATAATTGGAAGCTTAGCAGAATTTCTAAAGTAAACATGTCTATTTTAAAGATTGCTGTTTATGAAATATATTTTGATGATGAAATTCCAGAAAAGGTTTCGGCTAATGAGGCAGTTAATTTGGCAAAAAAATATTCTGATGAAAAGTCTCCAGCATTTATAAATGGAGTACTGGGAAACATAATAAAATCAAAATAA
- the spoIIIAG gene encoding stage III sporulation protein AG, whose amino-acid sequence MNFKKLLEMLKNGEGKNKQLNNIIIIILMGILLIIAASFFKSNTSTSTFANNNNSNGTIASNTSSNNSSAEVDAAYENDQESKLKVLLQSIQGVGNTSVMIYFDTGEEQVPAYNENNSSSVINETDNSGGKRTTTQNNSSSSVVLENNGDKTNPLILKKYKPKVTGVLIAAEGANNSDIKLNITNAVSSFFNISVDKVNVYPMKK is encoded by the coding sequence ATGAATTTTAAAAAATTATTAGAAATGCTGAAAAATGGGGAGGGTAAAAATAAACAGCTAAACAATATTATTATAATAATACTAATGGGTATACTTTTAATTATAGCAGCTAGCTTTTTTAAAAGTAATACATCTACATCTACTTTTGCTAATAATAACAATAGCAATGGGACTATAGCTAGTAATACATCATCTAACAATTCAAGTGCTGAGGTCGATGCCGCTTATGAAAATGATCAGGAAAGTAAGTTAAAGGTATTACTTCAAAGCATACAGGGAGTTGGTAATACCAGTGTGATGATTTACTTTGACACAGGGGAGGAACAAGTACCTGCTTATAATGAAAATAATTCTTCTTCTGTAATCAATGAAACTGACAATTCTGGAGGAAAGAGAACTACCACTCAAAATAATTCTAGCAGCAGCGTAGTTCTTGAAAATAATGGAGATAAAACAAATCCACTAATTTTAAAAAAATATAAACCCAAGGTCACAGGGGTTTTAATTGCAGCAGAGGGAGCAAATAACTCAGATATAAAACTCAATATAACCAATGCAGTATCAAGTTTTTTTAATATTTCAGTGGATAAAGTAAATGTTTATCCAATGAAAAAATAA
- the spoIIIAD gene encoding stage III sporulation protein AD: protein MEIIKIVAFAFISLFLVLILRGRRDELAVQLSIAAGALIFLFMVTKITAVMELLQQLALKANIDFVYLNTVFKILGIAYLASFCSEICKDAGENSLASKVEFAGKILILVLAIPILMGVLNSILKIM from the coding sequence ATGGAAATAATAAAAATAGTAGCTTTTGCTTTTATAAGTTTGTTTTTAGTGCTTATATTAAGAGGCAGAAGAGATGAGTTAGCAGTACAGCTTAGTATTGCAGCAGGAGCTTTAATCTTTTTATTTATGGTCACCAAAATTACTGCGGTAATGGAATTGTTACAACAATTGGCTTTAAAGGCTAATATTGATTTTGTATATCTAAACACTGTGTTTAAGATACTTGGAATTGCTTATTTAGCATCCTTTTGCAGTGAAATATGTAAAGATGCAGGAGAAAATAGTTTGGCTTCCAAAGTTGAGTTTGCAGGAAAAATATTGATCTTAGTGCTGGCAATTCCAATATTAATGGGAGTTTTGAATTCTATTCTAAAGATTATGTAG
- a CDS encoding M24 family metallopeptidase, protein MFEDRIKKLRKTMELKGLDAVLVIGDPNRNYLSGFTGDESFSIITENKALFITDSRYTQQARNEVKDYEILEYKGAFPDFFSDTIKKLNVKKVGFEDNIVSYELYSKFASKTEAQLVSLEGIIEDIRLIKDKREIEAIRKAAAIADEAFSHMLKFIKSGMSEREIGLELEFTMKKLGAKDLSFPSIVASGVRSSLPHGRATDKIVNNGEFLTLDFGCIFEEYCSDMTRTVAIGEPDDKLKEIYNVVLQAQEDVLKFIKPGVNTKEADSVARDNITQKGYGSYFGHGLGHGVGREIHEAPRLSPMSDTVLKEGMIVTDEPGIYIPDFGGVRIEDLVLVTENGCEALSKSPKNLICL, encoded by the coding sequence ATGTTCGAAGACAGAATTAAAAAGTTAAGGAAGACAATGGAGTTAAAAGGACTAGATGCTGTTTTGGTTATTGGAGATCCAAACAGGAATTACCTAAGTGGTTTTACAGGAGATGAAAGTTTCTCAATAATAACTGAAAATAAAGCACTATTTATAACAGATTCAAGGTATACTCAGCAAGCTAGGAATGAAGTTAAGGATTATGAAATATTAGAGTATAAGGGAGCATTTCCTGATTTTTTTTCTGATACTATAAAAAAACTTAATGTAAAAAAAGTAGGATTTGAGGATAATATTGTTTCCTACGAACTATATAGTAAATTTGCCAGTAAAACAGAAGCACAGCTGGTATCACTGGAAGGTATAATTGAAGATATAAGGCTTATTAAAGATAAAAGAGAAATTGAAGCTATAAGAAAAGCAGCAGCAATTGCAGATGAAGCTTTTTCTCATATGTTAAAATTCATTAAAAGTGGAATGAGTGAAAGAGAAATAGGACTTGAGCTAGAGTTTACAATGAAAAAATTAGGAGCTAAGGATTTATCCTTCCCATCAATTGTAGCTAGTGGAGTAAGATCATCACTACCTCATGGAAGAGCTACTGATAAAATTGTAAATAACGGTGAATTTTTAACACTGGATTTTGGGTGTATATTTGAAGAATACTGTTCTGATATGACTAGAACAGTAGCTATAGGTGAGCCCGATGATAAGCTTAAAGAAATATATAATGTAGTTCTTCAAGCACAGGAAGATGTTTTAAAATTTATTAAACCAGGTGTGAACACAAAGGAAGCTGACAGCGTGGCTAGAGATAATATAACTCAAAAAGGCTACGGCAGTTATTTTGGTCATGGCTTAGGCCATGGGGTAGGCAGAGAAATACATGAAGCGCCAAGATTAAGCCCAATGTCTGACACTGTACTTAAGGAAGGTATGATTGTAACTGATGAACCTGGAATCTATATTCCTGACTTTGGTGGAGTTAGAATAGAAGACTTGGTACTTGTAACTGAAAATGGCTGTGAAGCTTTGTCAAAATCACCTAAAAATTTAATTTGTTTGTAA
- the xseA gene encoding exodeoxyribonuclease VII large subunit — protein sequence MYIKTLTVSEVSNYIKKILDSDFILNNTLIKGEISNFKIHSSGHAYFSLKDDYGKINCIMFKSKTEKLKFMPENGMSVVIKGKVSVYAKDGVYQIYCEEIKLEGIGELSEAFNKLKKKLESEGLFDASHKRTIPAFCKKIGVITSPTGAAIRDIINVTKRRNRGTNITIYPALVQGANAPADIIKGIDYFNQFEDIDVILLSRGGGPIEELWSFNDEKLAYAVFDSKKPIVTAVGHETDFTIVDFVSDLRAPTPSAGAEILSFNLEEANEKIKNYKYTIDKNVKTYLENKLNTLDMYRKTLEHNSPIAAIANSYNYIDRMNEILNEKIKNKLEAEKQKLSKLNALLNAHNPLNVLDRGYAIIEDEGSNLIAEINTLCSNNKVKITLKDGSSFFDIKVSSKT from the coding sequence ATGTATATTAAAACTTTAACGGTTTCAGAAGTTAGTAATTATATTAAAAAGATATTAGATAGCGATTTTATATTAAATAATACACTTATAAAAGGTGAAATATCTAATTTTAAAATTCACAGCAGTGGTCATGCTTATTTTTCTCTAAAAGATGATTATGGAAAAATAAATTGTATAATGTTTAAAAGTAAAACAGAAAAGTTGAAATTTATGCCTGAAAATGGTATGAGTGTTGTTATAAAGGGAAAAGTTTCTGTATATGCTAAAGATGGAGTATATCAGATTTATTGTGAGGAAATAAAATTAGAAGGTATAGGAGAACTAAGTGAGGCTTTTAATAAACTTAAAAAGAAGTTGGAGAGCGAAGGCTTATTTGATGCTTCACATAAAAGGACTATACCAGCATTTTGCAAAAAAATAGGAGTTATAACTTCACCCACAGGGGCAGCTATAAGGGATATTATAAATGTTACTAAAAGAAGAAACAGAGGAACCAATATAACTATTTATCCTGCATTAGTTCAGGGAGCTAATGCACCGGCTGATATTATAAAGGGTATAGATTATTTTAATCAATTTGAGGATATAGATGTTATACTGCTCTCTCGTGGAGGTGGCCCCATTGAGGAGTTGTGGTCCTTTAATGATGAAAAATTGGCCTATGCTGTTTTTGATTCAAAAAAGCCTATAGTAACTGCGGTGGGGCATGAAACTGATTTTACTATTGTGGATTTTGTAAGTGATCTTAGAGCTCCTACTCCATCAGCAGGAGCAGAGATACTTTCTTTTAATCTAGAAGAGGCAAATGAAAAAATAAAGAATTATAAGTATACTATAGATAAGAATGTAAAAACCTATCTAGAAAATAAATTAAATACCTTAGATATGTATAGGAAAACTCTTGAACACAATAGTCCTATTGCTGCTATAGCCAATTCATATAATTACATAGACAGAATGAATGAGATTTTAAATGAAAAAATTAAAAACAAATTAGAAGCTGAAAAGCAAAAACTTAGTAAATTAAATGCTTTGCTGAATGCACATAATCCTTTAAATGTTTTAGATAGAGGATATGCTATAATAGAGGATGAAGGTAGTAACTTGATTGCAGAGATAAATACACTTTGTAGTAATAATAAGGTAAAAATTACATTAAAAGATGGTAGCTCATTTTTTGATATTAAGGTATCTTCAAAAACATAA
- a CDS encoding bifunctional 5,10-methylenetetrahydrofolate dehydrogenase/5,10-methenyltetrahydrofolate cyclohydrolase produces MGNTIQGKLVAEDFRNKIKEFIKFRIDNDLRVPGLAIILVGSDGGSQYYVKNAKKLCDSLGVKCEIFNFEEDDSEKNIIGIIEKLNNREEIDGIMLQLPLPDKFNEKTIIDKIDYKKDVDGLTHINIGKFYSGEESFIPCTPKGIIELIKSTGEDINGKNAVVIGRSNIVGKPVAQLLLNNNATVTICHSRTKNIKEICSEADILIAAIGKPDFVDESFIKKGAIVIDVGTTMVEGKLKGDVLFESVIHKASFLTPVPGGVGAMTTTMLLMNTCEALKNNVY; encoded by the coding sequence ATGGGAAACACAATACAAGGAAAATTAGTTGCAGAAGATTTTAGAAATAAAATTAAAGAGTTTATAAAATTTAGAATTGACAATGATTTAAGGGTTCCTGGATTGGCAATAATATTGGTAGGCAGTGATGGCGGTTCCCAGTACTATGTGAAAAATGCAAAAAAATTATGTGATAGTTTAGGTGTAAAGTGTGAAATATTTAATTTTGAGGAAGATGACTCAGAAAAAAATATTATAGGTATTATTGAAAAGCTAAATAATAGAGAAGAAATAGATGGAATAATGCTTCAACTTCCATTACCAGATAAATTTAATGAAAAGACCATAATAGATAAAATAGATTATAAAAAGGATGTAGATGGACTTACACACATTAATATAGGTAAATTTTATAGTGGTGAAGAAAGTTTTATTCCCTGTACACCTAAAGGAATAATAGAACTTATAAAAAGTACTGGTGAAGATATAAATGGTAAAAATGCTGTAGTTATTGGAAGGAGCAATATTGTTGGTAAACCTGTAGCACAGCTTCTTTTAAATAATAATGCTACAGTTACTATTTGCCATTCTAGAACAAAAAATATAAAGGAAATATGTAGTGAGGCTGATATTTTAATCGCAGCTATAGGAAAGCCAGATTTTGTAGATGAGTCTTTTATAAAAAAAGGTGCCATTGTAATTGATGTAGGAACTACTATGGTAGAGGGAAAACTAAAGGGTGATGTCTTATTTGAAAGTGTGATACATAAGGCTTCTTTTTTAACTCCAGTACCTGGTGGGGTAGGAGCTATGACAACCACAATGTTATTAATGAATACCTGTGAGGCGCTTAAGAATAATGTATATTAA
- the spoIIIAA gene encoding stage III sporulation protein AA, with protein sequence MVNIKDILDVLPQNIRNIIAKVKELEKLQEIRLKVNKPLIFQFGEREIIEDYNVSYEDINNILKRMSNYSIYSIEDEMKQGYITIKGGHRVGICGNCIIENNIVKTIKNVSSLNIRICREIIGCSDKVMPRILKDNNVLNTIIISPPKCGKTTLIRDITRNISNGINSSGLKGKNICVIDERSEICASSNGIPQLNVGIRTDVMDNCPKSQGIMMAIRSMAPDVIVCDEIGTYEDVKSILSALNCGVNLITTIHGFGIEDLKSRDVFKDVINNRIFQKAIVLSCRKGIGTVEYIYDFFSETTIRGAENA encoded by the coding sequence ATGGTTAACATAAAAGATATTTTAGATGTATTGCCCCAGAATATAAGAAATATAATTGCTAAAGTAAAAGAATTAGAAAAGCTTCAAGAGATACGATTGAAAGTAAATAAGCCTCTTATATTTCAATTTGGAGAAAGGGAAATTATAGAGGATTATAATGTGTCCTACGAAGATATAAATAATATATTAAAGAGAATGAGCAATTACTCTATATATTCCATAGAAGATGAGATGAAACAAGGATATATAACAATAAAAGGTGGACATAGAGTGGGTATATGTGGAAATTGCATTATTGAAAATAATATAGTGAAGACAATAAAAAATGTTTCATCATTAAATATTAGAATTTGCAGAGAAATAATAGGCTGTTCAGATAAGGTAATGCCGCGGATTTTAAAAGACAATAATGTTCTAAATACAATAATAATTTCCCCACCTAAATGCGGTAAAACTACTTTAATTAGAGATATTACAAGAAATATATCAAATGGAATTAATAGTTCTGGATTAAAGGGAAAAAATATTTGTGTAATTGATGAAAGAAGTGAAATATGTGCTTCTTCCAATGGAATTCCTCAGCTTAATGTGGGCATAAGAACCGATGTTATGGATAACTGTCCTAAGAGTCAGGGAATAATGATGGCCATAAGAAGTATGGCACCGGATGTAATTGTATGTGATGAAATTGGTACTTATGAAGATGTGAAAAGTATATTATCTGCTCTTAATTGTGGAGTTAATTTAATAACAACTATTCACGGCTTTGGAATAGAAGATTTAAAGAGCAGAGATGTATTTAAAGATGTGATTAATAATCGTATTTTTCAAAAAGCAATAGTTTTAAGCTGTAGAAAGGGTATAGGAACTGTAGAGTATATATATGACTTCTTTAGTGAGACAACCATAAGAGGGGCTGAAAATGCTTAA
- a CDS encoding SpoIIIAH-like family protein, translated as MNRKQAVIIVTLLVLIVCAGVLATKVNSPLYVSDTDLVNSNNSTASTNSSDNNAANATTSNSNLNYFADARLTREKTNAQTIAALKSIIDDKNVSQESKQNATQKSIDISTASTNATKVENMLKGKGYKEALCTINGDKVSVVVKSDAQKLSDVQQREIRDVVLSVTNLRSIEIEPPVH; from the coding sequence ATGAATAGAAAACAAGCAGTTATTATTGTCACTTTACTAGTACTTATAGTTTGCGCTGGAGTATTGGCTACAAAGGTTAATAGCCCATTATATGTTAGTGATACAGATCTTGTTAATAGTAATAATAGTACAGCATCTACTAATAGCAGCGATAATAATGCAGCAAATGCAACTACAAGTAATAGTAATTTGAATTATTTTGCTGATGCTAGACTTACTCGAGAGAAAACCAATGCACAGACAATTGCCGCATTGAAATCTATAATTGATGACAAGAATGTATCTCAGGAAAGTAAACAAAATGCCACACAGAAATCCATAGATATTTCTACTGCCAGTACAAATGCAACAAAGGTTGAAAATATGCTAAAGGGCAAAGGTTACAAAGAAGCACTATGTACTATTAATGGTGATAAAGTAAGTGTTGTGGTAAAAAGTGATGCTCAGAAATTATCGGACGTTCAGCAGCGAGAAATAAGAGATGTGGTACTAAGTGTAACCAATCTTAGAAGTATAGAAATAGAGCCTCCTGTTCATTAG
- the efp gene encoding elongation factor P: MISAGELRKGTTFETDGQVYTVIDFLHVKPGKGAAFVRTKLRNVISGGVTETTFNPTAKLQEVTIERKEMQYLYNDADLYYFMDQETYEQVPLSFEQVEGAIKFLKENMFAVIKFYKGEAFSVEAPNFVELQITATEPGAKGNTATNTLKPATVETGAIVQVPIFVNEGEVIKIDTRTGEYMERVK; the protein is encoded by the coding sequence ATGATATCAGCAGGAGAACTTAGAAAAGGAACTACTTTTGAAACAGATGGACAAGTATATACAGTTATTGATTTTTTACACGTTAAACCGGGAAAAGGTGCTGCATTTGTAAGAACAAAATTGAGAAATGTAATATCTGGAGGAGTTACAGAAACAACCTTCAACCCAACTGCTAAGCTGCAGGAAGTTACTATTGAAAGAAAAGAAATGCAGTATTTATATAATGATGCTGACCTATATTACTTTATGGACCAAGAAACATATGAGCAGGTTCCACTAAGTTTTGAGCAAGTTGAAGGTGCAATTAAATTTTTAAAGGAAAATATGTTTGCAGTAATTAAATTTTATAAAGGTGAAGCTTTTTCTGTTGAAGCTCCAAACTTTGTTGAATTACAAATAACAGCTACAGAACCAGGAGCTAAAGGAAATACAGCAACTAATACTTTAAAACCAGCAACTGTTGAAACTGGAGCTATTGTTCAAGTACCTATTTTTGTTAATGAGGGCGAAGTAATAAAAATTGATACAAGAACTGGAGAATATATGGAAAGAGTTAAATAA
- a CDS encoding Asp23/Gls24 family envelope stress response protein: protein MDNELRDDVEVGIVKISDEVVEVIAGLAAAEIKGVMGMSASLVGGISQMLSGKKNLSKGVKVNLGEDNASIDLYLVVQYGIKIPEVASSVQKNVKKAVESMTGLNVSSVNVYIQNVILPKEEAVIEGEE from the coding sequence ATGGATAACGAGCTAAGAGATGACGTGGAAGTAGGTATTGTAAAAATATCTGACGAAGTAGTAGAAGTTATTGCAGGACTTGCCGCAGCTGAAATAAAAGGTGTTATGGGTATGAGTGCAAGCTTAGTAGGTGGAATTTCGCAAATGTTAAGTGGAAAAAAGAACCTTTCCAAGGGTGTTAAGGTAAACTTAGGAGAAGATAATGCCTCAATTGATTTATATTTAGTAGTACAGTATGGAATTAAAATACCAGAAGTAGCATCTTCTGTACAGAAAAATGTAAAAAAAGCTGTTGAATCAATGACAGGGCTTAATGTTTCAAGTGTTAATGTATATATTCAAAATGTAATTCTTCCAAAGGAAGAGGCAGTTATTGAAGGAGAAGAATAA
- a CDS encoding prepilin-type N-terminal cleavage/methylation domain-containing protein, whose translation MGIKKGFTLIELIVAIAIASIMLSFQCIIFVKHLNTYSKDIKVIRDRSYCNQSFIIIENLIYDGMKEINVENNDIKIVCSTGENKRIRFASTTKKILVDYYDKYGNTIKASNVVGTNISKMEATKKDNVLYLSITNKEGETVNRCFGVKKIY comes from the coding sequence ATAGGAATAAAAAAAGGATTTACACTAATAGAACTTATAGTTGCCATAGCAATTGCCTCAATAATGCTGTCATTTCAGTGTATTATTTTTGTAAAGCATTTAAATACATATAGTAAAGATATTAAGGTTATCAGGGACAGATCTTATTGTAACCAGAGTTTTATCATAATTGAAAATTTAATTTATGATGGAATGAAAGAAATAAATGTAGAAAATAATGATATAAAAATTGTTTGCAGTACTGGCGAAAATAAAAGGATACGTTTTGCCAGTACTACAAAAAAAATTCTTGTAGATTATTATGATAAATATGGAAATACCATTAAAGCATCTAATGTAGTGGGCACTAACATAAGTAAAATGGAAGCAACAAAAAAGGATAATGTACTTTATTTATCAATAACAAATAAAGAAGGTGAAACTGTTAACAGATGTTTTGGTGTAAAAAAAATTTATTAA
- the spoIIIAC gene encoding stage III sporulation protein AC: protein MLDVSLIFKIAAVGILIIIIDKILKSSGKDDFAVMVNLAGIVIVLMMVISLISKLFDTVRTMFQL from the coding sequence TTGTTGGATGTAAGTTTAATATTTAAAATTGCTGCTGTAGGAATATTGATAATTATCATAGATAAAATATTAAAATCCAGTGGAAAAGATGATTTTGCAGTTATGGTAAATTTGGCGGGTATAGTTATAGTGCTAATGATGGTAATAAGTCTCATAAGTAAATTATTTGACACAGTAAGAACCATGTTTCAACTGTAG